From the genome of Hydrogenophilus thermoluteolus, one region includes:
- a CDS encoding P-II family nitrogen regulator has product MKKVEAVIKPFKLDEVREALSEVGVNGLTVTEVKGFGRQKGHTELYRGAEYVVDFLPKVKVEVVVPDEMVEAVVDAIVKAARTGKIGDGKVFVSPVEQVIRIRTGELNESAI; this is encoded by the coding sequence TCAAGCCGTTCAAGCTCGACGAGGTGCGCGAGGCGCTCTCCGAGGTGGGGGTGAACGGTTTGACGGTGACCGAAGTCAAGGGATTCGGGCGGCAAAAGGGGCACACCGAGCTTTATCGGGGTGCCGAATATGTGGTCGATTTCTTGCCGAAGGTGAAAGTCGAGGTGGTGGTGCCCGATGAGATGGTGGAGGCGGTGGTCGACGCGATCGTCAAAGCCGCGCGGACTGGCAAAATCGGCGATGGCAAGGTCTTTGTTTCCCCGGTGGAGCAAGTGATTCGGATTCGCACCGGCGAACTCAACGAATCGGCGATTTGA
- a CDS encoding Smr/MutS family protein — protein sequence MSRATPPKRDWRDQLKQLVEAGTLPPADRRRYWRQKAQAAIARAATKNTQAQQAKNSPADSAATAAPDQTPSPALSPAEARLWQRWLRETGVAPLPPQDRVTLERPLPPPTPRQRERDEAQIKTELLSPLTLDDWLDHDSETFFLRPGVPRRMITEMRRGRWTIRRQLDLHGLTREEARTAMSAFLAEALRAGERCVRIIHGKGYGSPGGVSVLKHLSRQWLTRREEILAFCEAAPRQGGSGALLVLLRAPSANR from the coding sequence ATGAGCAGAGCGACCCCACCGAAGCGTGATTGGCGGGATCAACTGAAGCAGCTCGTCGAAGCGGGCACGCTGCCCCCCGCCGATCGTCGCCGCTACTGGCGCCAAAAGGCCCAAGCGGCGATCGCGCGTGCAGCGACCAAAAACACGCAAGCACAACAAGCCAAAAATTCCCCTGCGGATTCTGCAGCGACGGCCGCGCCCGATCAAACCCCATCCCCAGCGCTTTCGCCCGCTGAAGCCCGGCTGTGGCAGCGCTGGTTACGCGAAACCGGCGTCGCGCCGTTGCCGCCGCAAGATCGCGTCACGCTCGAGCGCCCGCTTCCGCCGCCGACCCCGCGGCAACGCGAACGCGACGAAGCGCAGATCAAAACCGAGCTCTTGTCGCCGTTGACGCTCGACGACTGGCTCGATCACGACAGCGAAACCTTCTTCCTCCGGCCAGGGGTTCCCCGGCGCATGATTACGGAGATGCGGCGGGGCCGTTGGACCATTCGGCGTCAGCTCGACCTCCATGGCCTCACCCGCGAAGAGGCGCGCACTGCAATGAGCGCATTCCTTGCCGAGGCGTTACGCGCTGGGGAGCGCTGCGTGCGGATCATTCACGGAAAAGGGTACGGCTCACCCGGTGGCGTGAGCGTTTTGAAGCACCTCTCGCGGCAATGGCTCACCCGGCGCGAAGAGATCCTAGCTTTTTGCGAAGCGGCTCCCCGACAAGGGGGAAGTGGCGCGTTGCTGGTGCTCCTGCGTGCCCCCAGCGCCAACCGGTAA
- the trxB gene encoding thioredoxin-disulfide reductase, whose product MSAQHRRLIILGSGPAGYTAAIYAARANLEPMLITGLEQGGQLMTTTDVENWPADPDGVQGPELMARFEAHARRFGTEIVFDHIHTAVLTERPFRLVGDAGAYTCDALIIATGASAKYLGLPSEEAFKGRGVSACATCDGFFYKGQDVCVIGGGNTAVEEALYLANIANKVYLIHRRDQFRAEKILVDRLMKRVDEGKVELVLNHVVDEILGDDTGVTGIRVKHRDSGATQELAVHGVFVAIGHQPNTQLFEGQLEMENGYIVTRGGRDGNATATSIEGVFAAGDVQDHVYRQAITSAGTGCMAALDAERYLDALATGK is encoded by the coding sequence ATGTCTGCACAACACCGCCGTTTGATCATCCTTGGATCGGGACCCGCTGGATACACCGCAGCGATCTATGCCGCGCGCGCCAATCTCGAACCGATGTTGATCACCGGTCTCGAACAGGGCGGACAACTGATGACCACCACGGACGTCGAAAACTGGCCCGCAGACCCAGACGGGGTGCAAGGGCCGGAACTGATGGCCCGTTTCGAAGCGCACGCTCGGCGCTTCGGTACCGAAATCGTCTTCGACCACATCCACACCGCCGTGCTCACCGAACGCCCGTTCCGGCTCGTTGGTGACGCCGGTGCATACACCTGTGACGCGCTGATCATCGCCACCGGTGCCTCGGCGAAATACCTGGGGCTGCCTTCGGAAGAAGCGTTCAAAGGCCGCGGGGTCTCCGCGTGCGCCACCTGTGACGGCTTCTTCTACAAAGGGCAAGACGTCTGCGTGATCGGCGGCGGCAACACCGCAGTGGAAGAAGCGCTCTACCTCGCCAATATTGCGAACAAAGTCTATTTGATCCACCGACGCGACCAGTTCCGAGCGGAAAAGATCCTCGTCGACCGCTTGATGAAACGGGTCGACGAAGGAAAAGTGGAATTGGTGCTCAACCATGTCGTCGACGAAATCTTGGGCGACGACACCGGAGTCACAGGAATCCGTGTCAAACACCGCGACAGCGGCGCTACGCAGGAACTCGCCGTCCACGGTGTCTTCGTGGCGATCGGCCACCAACCCAACACGCAGCTCTTCGAAGGGCAGCTCGAAATGGAAAATGGCTATATCGTCACGCGCGGCGGTCGTGACGGGAATGCCACCGCAACCAGCATCGAAGGAGTTTTTGCCGCTGGGGACGTTCAAGACCACGTCTACCGGCAAGCGATCACCAGCGCGGGGACTGGTTGCATGGCCGCGCTCGACGCCGAACGGTACCTGGACGCACTCGCCACTGGGAAATGA
- a CDS encoding NADP-dependent malic enzyme: MTQSTKGPEAVQEAREELKRAALDYHEHPTPGKWAIVPTKALSNQRDLALAYSPGVAAPCEAIVEDPSAAARYTNRSNLVAIITNGTAVLGLGDIGPLAAKPVMEGKAVLFKKFAGIDAIDLEINEKDPEKLVEVIAALEPSFGGINLEDIKAPDCFLVERRLRERLKIPVFHDDQHGTAIVVAAALLNALTLTGKKIDAVKLVTAGAGAAALACLNLLVKLGLPKANIWVTDIAGVVYEGRTELMDPDKAQFAQKTVARTLAEVIEGADIFLGLSAGGVLKPEMVAKMAEKPIIFALANPTPEILPEAAKAVRPDAILATGRSDYPNQVNNVLCFPYLFRGALDVGATTITDEMEIAAVQAIAALAQAEENEVVAAAYAGEKLRFGPDYLIPKPFDPRLMLTIAPAVAQAAIASGVATRPIEDFDAYRERLQNFVYASGTLMKPVYAIAKRAKFKKIAYAEGEEERVLRAAQVVVDEGIARPVLIGRPAVIAQRIERFGLRLREGVDYEVVNVENDPRYRALWQEYHQIMERRGVTPQLAKIEMRRRHTLIGAMLLRHWEVHGLICGTWGVPTMHLNYIDQVIGKRPGATCYAAMNAILLPNRQLFLVDTHINNDPTAEQIAAITRMAARKMMRFGITPKAALLSHSNFGSSDAASAVKMREALKILREIAPWLEADGEMHGDLALDPTMRAELMPRSTLTGEANLLVLPNIDAANIAYNLLKTAAGNGIAIGPMLLGVLKPVHILTATSTVRRIVNMTALTVAEANVGPRAVEPTPPMSEIPFTTTE, translated from the coding sequence GTGACGCAATCGACCAAAGGCCCCGAAGCCGTGCAGGAAGCGCGGGAAGAATTGAAACGCGCTGCGCTCGACTACCACGAACATCCCACCCCGGGTAAATGGGCGATCGTCCCGACCAAAGCGCTGTCGAACCAGCGCGATCTGGCGCTCGCCTATTCACCCGGCGTCGCCGCGCCGTGCGAAGCGATCGTCGAAGACCCGAGCGCCGCCGCACGATATACCAACCGCAGCAACCTCGTTGCGATCATCACCAACGGCACCGCGGTCCTGGGACTTGGCGACATCGGGCCGCTTGCCGCGAAACCGGTGATGGAGGGCAAAGCGGTCCTGTTCAAAAAATTTGCCGGCATCGACGCGATCGATCTCGAAATCAACGAAAAAGACCCGGAAAAATTGGTCGAAGTCATCGCCGCGCTGGAACCGTCTTTCGGGGGGATCAACCTCGAAGACATCAAAGCTCCGGACTGCTTCCTCGTCGAACGTAGGCTGCGCGAACGTCTGAAAATCCCTGTCTTTCACGACGACCAGCACGGTACCGCGATCGTCGTCGCGGCGGCGCTGTTGAACGCGCTCACCCTGACCGGAAAAAAGATCGACGCGGTCAAATTGGTCACTGCCGGGGCGGGCGCTGCGGCGCTTGCGTGCCTCAACCTGCTCGTCAAACTGGGTCTTCCGAAAGCCAACATCTGGGTAACCGACATCGCAGGCGTGGTCTATGAAGGCCGTACCGAACTGATGGACCCCGATAAAGCGCAGTTCGCCCAAAAAACCGTGGCGCGCACCCTTGCCGAAGTCATCGAAGGGGCCGACATTTTCCTGGGGCTTTCCGCAGGTGGCGTCCTCAAGCCCGAGATGGTGGCGAAGATGGCGGAAAAACCGATCATCTTCGCGCTGGCCAACCCAACCCCAGAAATCCTGCCGGAAGCCGCGAAAGCGGTTCGACCGGACGCGATTCTCGCCACCGGCCGTAGCGACTATCCCAACCAGGTCAATAATGTCCTCTGCTTTCCCTACCTCTTCCGCGGCGCGCTCGACGTCGGCGCAACCACGATCACCGACGAAATGGAGATCGCAGCGGTCCAAGCGATCGCGGCACTGGCGCAAGCCGAAGAGAACGAAGTGGTCGCTGCGGCCTACGCTGGGGAAAAACTCCGTTTCGGCCCCGACTACCTCATCCCCAAACCGTTCGACCCCCGTTTGATGCTCACCATCGCCCCGGCGGTCGCGCAAGCCGCGATCGCAAGCGGCGTGGCGACCCGCCCGATCGAGGATTTCGACGCGTATCGCGAACGGCTCCAGAACTTCGTCTATGCCTCCGGTACCTTGATGAAACCGGTCTATGCGATCGCGAAACGCGCGAAATTCAAGAAAATTGCCTACGCCGAAGGCGAAGAAGAACGCGTGTTGCGCGCCGCGCAAGTGGTGGTCGACGAAGGCATTGCGCGACCGGTGCTCATTGGCCGCCCCGCGGTGATCGCGCAGCGCATCGAACGCTTCGGTCTGCGCCTGCGCGAAGGGGTCGACTACGAAGTGGTCAACGTCGAAAACGATCCGCGCTATCGCGCGCTCTGGCAAGAGTACCACCAGATCATGGAGCGGCGCGGCGTCACACCCCAATTGGCGAAGATCGAAATGCGGCGACGGCATACGCTGATCGGCGCGATGCTTCTGCGCCATTGGGAAGTCCATGGACTCATTTGCGGTACGTGGGGCGTGCCCACGATGCACCTCAACTACATCGACCAAGTGATCGGCAAACGCCCCGGCGCCACTTGTTACGCCGCGATGAACGCCATTTTGTTGCCGAACCGCCAGCTCTTTTTGGTGGATACCCATATCAACAACGACCCCACCGCGGAACAGATCGCCGCGATCACCCGCATGGCCGCGCGCAAGATGATGCGTTTCGGCATCACACCCAAAGCGGCGCTCCTCTCCCACTCCAACTTTGGTTCTTCAGACGCGGCAAGCGCCGTGAAAATGCGCGAAGCCCTCAAAATCTTGCGCGAGATCGCGCCGTGGCTGGAAGCGGACGGGGAAATGCACGGCGACCTGGCACTCGACCCCACGATGCGCGCGGAACTCATGCCGCGCTCCACACTCACCGGCGAAGCCAACCTTTTGGTGCTGCCCAACATCGATGCCGCGAATATCGCGTACAATCTCCTCAAGACCGCTGCTGGGAACGGCATCGCAATCGGACCGATGTTGCTCGGGGTGCTTAAGCCGGTCCATATCCTTACTGCCACCTCGACGGTGCGGCGCATCGTCAATATGACGGCGCTCACCGTTGCCGAAGCGAACGTCGGGCCGCGTGCCGTCGAACCCACTCCGCCGATGAGCGAAATCCCCTTCACCACAACCGAATAG
- a CDS encoding DNA translocase FtsK, with the protein MTKRRFARLLHEGSWLLLAAVGAYFALVLLGYHPEDPGWSKSGTALTVQNPGGRLGAWIADLWFFTFGWSALWWIGLFVRGVVGWWRAFTHRALEPGDAHPDGSLANWWQWRWSWAGTTLGFLLLQVSSSALEYLRFHRFGDSLPQGAGGVLGHALGEFVALRLGFVGGTLLLLALFLVGFSLTWGVSWGEVTEAIGRWLEARWQRWREGKAGPIVAPSTDARTGNADSQGVWRQGLQSLQMAAFRAYRALRALWLRWTQRAKRSAQPTPAFGPIEEPRWAAEPSLDPSGADAVPHDVEPIPTGAHEPDRSEPEPDAKPEVHAASAAPETSVASDRMPVETHAVRVQGAVEKGARLAPKPGDSPIPPLALLDQPKPQPSSVTPERIAETSQLIESKLAEFGVRVTVVGAIPGPVVTRYEIEPATGVKGAQIVNLAKDLARALSLVSIRVVEIVPGKSCMALEVPNPTRQIVRLREVLDASVYRNAKSPLTVCLGKDIGGAPVVADLAKMPHLLVAGTTGSGKSVGINAMILSLLYKSGPEAVRLIMIDPKMLELSIYEGIPHLLAPVVTDMRLAAQALNWCVGEMERRYKLMAALGVRNIAGFNALIAEAAANEQYVPNPFSLSPEHPEPLEKLPYIVVIVDELADLMMVAGKKIEELIARLAQKARAAGIHLILATQRPSVDVITGLIKANIPTRIAFQVSSKVDSRTILDQMGAETLLGMGDMLFLAPGMGTPQRVHGAFVADDEVHRVVNYLKSFGPPEYVEAITADDDEVPGSEWGDGAGDAERDPLYDQAVEIVLRTRRPSISLVQRHLRIGYNRAARLIEAMEQAGLVSPPEANGNRKVLVPEQNG; encoded by the coding sequence TTGACGAAGAGACGTTTCGCCCGCTTGCTCCATGAGGGGAGTTGGCTGCTCCTGGCAGCGGTGGGTGCCTATTTCGCGCTCGTTTTGCTGGGGTACCACCCGGAAGATCCGGGGTGGTCGAAAAGCGGGACGGCGCTCACGGTCCAGAATCCGGGTGGGCGGCTCGGTGCCTGGATTGCCGATCTGTGGTTTTTCACCTTCGGTTGGTCGGCGCTGTGGTGGATCGGACTCTTCGTCCGTGGCGTCGTGGGGTGGTGGCGCGCCTTCACCCATCGCGCGTTGGAACCGGGCGACGCGCATCCGGATGGTTCGCTGGCCAACTGGTGGCAGTGGCGATGGTCGTGGGCGGGTACCACACTCGGTTTCCTGCTGTTGCAGGTGAGTTCCAGTGCGCTGGAATATTTGCGCTTTCATCGCTTTGGCGACAGCCTGCCGCAAGGGGCGGGGGGGGTGCTCGGGCATGCACTGGGTGAGTTCGTTGCGCTGCGGTTGGGGTTCGTGGGCGGAACGTTGCTCCTCCTGGCGCTTTTTCTCGTTGGGTTCAGCCTGACTTGGGGGGTGAGTTGGGGCGAAGTCACGGAGGCCATCGGGCGGTGGCTGGAGGCGCGTTGGCAACGCTGGCGGGAAGGCAAAGCGGGGCCGATAGTGGCCCCGTCGACGGATGCGCGGACGGGCAACGCCGATTCTCAGGGCGTGTGGCGACAGGGGTTGCAATCTCTGCAAATGGCGGCTTTTAGGGCCTATCGTGCGCTGCGTGCGTTGTGGTTGCGCTGGACGCAGCGCGCCAAACGATCGGCGCAACCGACACCGGCGTTCGGACCGATCGAGGAGCCGCGCTGGGCGGCGGAGCCCTCGCTCGACCCCTCCGGTGCGGACGCGGTGCCGCACGACGTTGAACCGATACCGACGGGTGCCCATGAACCGGATCGTTCAGAACCCGAACCAGACGCGAAACCGGAAGTGCACGCTGCATCTGCTGCGCCCGAAACGTCCGTCGCCTCGGACAGGATGCCTGTCGAAACCCACGCAGTTCGCGTTCAGGGGGCTGTAGAAAAAGGGGCACGCCTGGCGCCGAAACCGGGAGATTCCCCGATTCCACCGCTGGCGTTGCTCGACCAGCCCAAACCCCAACCCAGCTCGGTCACGCCGGAACGGATCGCGGAGACCTCGCAGCTGATCGAGTCGAAATTGGCCGAGTTCGGCGTGCGCGTCACGGTGGTGGGCGCAATCCCTGGCCCTGTGGTCACCCGCTACGAGATCGAGCCGGCCACTGGCGTGAAAGGGGCGCAGATCGTCAATCTGGCGAAGGATTTGGCACGCGCGCTTTCGCTGGTTTCGATTCGCGTGGTCGAGATCGTTCCCGGTAAGAGCTGCATGGCGCTCGAGGTGCCGAACCCCACGCGGCAGATCGTTCGGCTGCGGGAGGTACTCGACGCTTCGGTTTATCGCAATGCCAAATCGCCTCTGACCGTCTGTTTGGGCAAAGACATCGGTGGCGCACCGGTGGTCGCCGATCTGGCGAAGATGCCGCACTTGCTGGTGGCGGGAACGACCGGATCGGGCAAATCGGTCGGGATCAACGCGATGATTTTGTCGCTGCTCTACAAATCGGGACCCGAAGCGGTGCGGTTGATCATGATCGACCCGAAGATGCTCGAATTGTCGATCTACGAAGGGATTCCGCATCTTCTGGCGCCGGTGGTGACCGACATGCGGTTGGCGGCGCAGGCGCTCAACTGGTGTGTCGGCGAGATGGAGCGGCGCTATAAGCTGATGGCCGCGTTGGGCGTGCGCAACATCGCTGGGTTCAACGCACTGATTGCCGAAGCGGCTGCGAACGAGCAGTACGTCCCCAACCCCTTCTCGCTTTCGCCAGAGCATCCCGAACCGCTCGAGAAGCTGCCGTATATCGTGGTCATCGTCGATGAACTCGCCGACTTGATGATGGTGGCTGGAAAGAAGATCGAAGAGCTGATCGCCCGCTTGGCACAAAAGGCGCGCGCCGCGGGGATTCACCTCATTCTTGCGACACAGCGCCCGTCGGTCGATGTGATTACGGGTCTGATCAAGGCGAACATCCCCACCCGCATCGCGTTCCAAGTTTCGTCCAAAGTGGACTCGCGAACCATCCTCGACCAGATGGGTGCCGAAACGCTGTTGGGGATGGGCGATATGCTCTTTCTGGCGCCCGGGATGGGAACGCCGCAGCGGGTGCATGGGGCATTCGTCGCAGACGACGAGGTGCATCGCGTGGTGAATTACCTCAAATCCTTCGGGCCTCCGGAGTATGTCGAAGCGATCACCGCCGATGACGACGAAGTGCCAGGGTCGGAGTGGGGCGATGGCGCGGGGGATGCCGAGCGTGATCCCCTTTATGATCAGGCGGTCGAGATCGTTTTGCGGACGCGACGCCCTTCGATCTCGTTGGTACAGCGCCATTTGCGTATCGGGTATAACCGGGCGGCGCGCCTCATCGAAGCGATGGAGCAGGCAGGATTGGTTTCGCCGCCGGAAGCGAATGGCAACCGCAAGGTGTTGGTACCGGAGCAAAACGGATGA
- a CDS encoding LolA family protein — MKACGAKRFLRGWVALLLFSFVLIPLSEAQSAADEQTQKAWATLIAWGEGVTSAEGVFRQIERRSDGRRRELEGVFAFVKPLRFRWTIERPFVQVTVSDGTTLTVWDPELRQATVQPLDPAALRAGPLAFFLAPETLPERFTLERFTQAGGVLRWSLRARTDDAVVRRVEVTIADERLRALTIEDALGQTSELLFTRFERTMPQPEAFQLTLPPDAVVLRTPQGAAAAETPR; from the coding sequence ATGAAGGCGTGTGGCGCAAAACGGTTTTTGAGGGGGTGGGTTGCGTTGCTTCTCTTTTCATTCGTGCTCATACCCCTAAGTGAGGCGCAATCGGCAGCGGACGAGCAGACGCAAAAGGCGTGGGCAACGCTCATCGCTTGGGGAGAAGGGGTTACCTCTGCAGAGGGGGTGTTTCGCCAGATCGAGCGCCGGAGTGACGGGCGGCGGCGGGAGTTGGAAGGGGTATTCGCATTCGTCAAACCGTTACGTTTTCGTTGGACGATCGAGCGCCCTTTCGTGCAGGTGACCGTGAGTGACGGCACGACCCTCACCGTATGGGATCCAGAACTTCGCCAAGCCACGGTGCAGCCACTCGATCCTGCTGCGTTACGCGCCGGGCCACTCGCTTTTTTTCTGGCACCCGAGACGCTGCCCGAGAGATTCACCTTGGAACGTTTTACCCAAGCAGGCGGGGTGCTTCGCTGGTCGTTACGGGCGCGAACCGATGACGCGGTGGTACGCCGCGTCGAGGTCACCATCGCAGACGAGCGTCTGCGTGCGCTCACGATCGAAGACGCGTTGGGTCAGACGAGCGAATTGCTGTTTACCCGCTTCGAACGCACAATGCCGCAACCGGAAGCGTTCCAACTCACGTTGCCTCCGGACGCCGTCGTGTTGCGCACCCCGCAGGGTGCTGCTGCTGCGGAGACGCCGCGGTGA
- a CDS encoding replication-associated recombination protein A → MRPQRLEEVVGQSHLVGPGKPLTLAAARRQLFSMLFWGPPGVGKTTLAQLVARSCDAQFIALSAVTAGVKELREVVALAEAARQSGQATVLFLDEIHRFNKGQQDALLPHVESGVVTLIGATTENPSFEVNAALLSRLTVFRLEPLSPDALRQLLDRATARFPDEAVPLDDAVREMLVAQADGDARRLLNDLAWLWAAAKARRIATIDCEFATETLGARLRRFDKGGDAFYDLISALHKAVRGSDPDASLYWFCRMLDGGADPRYLARRLVRIASEDVGLADPRALSLTVAAAEAYERLGSPEGELALAEAVVYLACAPKSNALYRAFNSVRAFVAQDGSRPVPMHLRNAPTRLLKAIGAGKGYRYPHDEPGAFAPGVDYLPEGMPKTHWYEPTDRGLEQKIAEKLARLRALDAAWRNEHHQ, encoded by the coding sequence ATGCGGCCGCAGCGGCTCGAGGAGGTGGTGGGACAGTCCCATCTCGTGGGGCCTGGAAAACCGCTCACGCTTGCTGCCGCGCGCCGACAGCTCTTTTCCATGCTCTTCTGGGGGCCGCCCGGCGTGGGCAAAACGACCCTTGCGCAGTTGGTGGCACGCAGTTGCGACGCGCAGTTCATTGCCCTTTCCGCAGTGACCGCAGGGGTGAAAGAGCTGCGCGAGGTGGTGGCGCTTGCCGAAGCGGCGCGGCAGAGCGGGCAAGCCACGGTGCTCTTTCTCGACGAGATCCACCGTTTCAACAAGGGGCAGCAAGACGCCCTGTTACCCCATGTCGAAAGTGGGGTGGTGACGCTGATCGGCGCAACGACAGAGAACCCCTCGTTCGAAGTGAATGCGGCGCTCTTGTCCCGCCTGACGGTGTTCCGGCTCGAACCCCTTTCGCCAGACGCATTGCGGCAGTTGCTCGACCGAGCGACGGCGCGCTTTCCAGACGAAGCGGTACCGCTCGACGACGCGGTCCGCGAGATGCTGGTTGCCCAGGCCGACGGCGACGCGCGGCGGCTTTTGAACGATCTGGCCTGGCTTTGGGCCGCCGCGAAAGCGCGCAGGATCGCCACAATCGACTGCGAGTTTGCCACCGAGACGCTCGGTGCGCGTCTGCGTCGTTTCGACAAGGGGGGCGATGCGTTTTACGACCTGATTTCCGCGCTGCACAAAGCGGTGCGCGGTTCCGATCCCGATGCGTCGCTCTACTGGTTTTGTCGGATGCTCGATGGCGGTGCCGACCCCCGCTATCTGGCGCGGCGCTTGGTACGAATTGCAAGCGAAGACGTGGGTTTGGCTGACCCGCGCGCGCTTTCGCTGACTGTGGCCGCGGCAGAGGCGTATGAGCGTTTGGGCTCGCCGGAAGGGGAGTTGGCGCTTGCCGAAGCGGTTGTCTATCTGGCGTGCGCGCCGAAATCGAATGCGCTCTATCGCGCTTTCAACTCCGTGCGCGCGTTCGTTGCGCAGGATGGTTCGCGTCCGGTTCCGATGCATCTGCGCAACGCGCCGACGCGCTTGCTCAAAGCGATCGGGGCGGGAAAAGGGTATCGCTATCCCCATGATGAACCCGGCGCGTTTGCGCCGGGAGTCGATTATCTGCCCGAGGGGATGCCCAAAACCCATTGGTACGAACCCACGGATCGAGGGTTGGAGCAGAAAATCGCAGAAAAATTGGCTCGGTTGCGCGCGCTCGATGCCGCGTGGCGCAACGAACACCATCAGTAA
- the serS gene encoding serine--tRNA ligase, with protein sequence MLDIQLLRQDWETVQKALARRGGTIDWSRFETLEAERKALQAETQTLQAQRNRLSKAVGQCKAKGEDASELLREVAEVKAALERNETRLNALLAELDAFLAQLPNVPHPLVPDGASDADNLEVSRWGTPRSFDFPVRDHVEIAEGLGGLENEIAAALSGSRFALLRGDVARLHRALAQFMLDVHTREHGYEEVAPPFLVLPRTLFGTGQLPKFAEDLFQVPRSDAESLYLIPTAEVPVTNIVRDRILDEADLPLKFVAWTPCFRAEAGSHGRDVRGLIRQHQFEKVELVRIEHPDCSYDALEALTAHAEAILIKLGLPYRKVKLCAGDLGFSAAMTYDLEVWLPAQNTYREISSCSNTEAFQARRMQARFRPAGGGKPQPVHTLNGSGLAVGRTLVAVLENYQQADGSVVVPEALRPWMGGQEVLEPRARR encoded by the coding sequence ATGCTCGACATCCAATTGTTGCGACAAGACTGGGAAACCGTTCAGAAAGCGCTCGCTCGGCGCGGCGGGACGATCGACTGGTCCCGTTTCGAGACGCTCGAAGCGGAACGCAAAGCATTGCAAGCCGAAACGCAGACGTTGCAAGCGCAGCGCAACCGGTTGTCGAAAGCGGTGGGGCAGTGTAAAGCGAAAGGGGAGGATGCGTCGGAACTGCTGCGCGAGGTCGCCGAAGTGAAAGCGGCGCTCGAACGCAACGAAACGCGCTTGAATGCCTTGTTGGCAGAACTCGACGCGTTCTTGGCGCAATTGCCGAACGTGCCGCACCCCTTGGTGCCGGACGGCGCCAGCGACGCGGACAATCTCGAGGTTTCGCGCTGGGGGACGCCGCGTTCGTTCGACTTTCCGGTTCGCGACCATGTCGAGATCGCCGAAGGGCTGGGGGGATTGGAAAACGAGATCGCCGCGGCGCTTTCGGGGAGCCGTTTTGCGCTTTTGCGCGGGGACGTCGCGCGGCTCCATCGCGCGCTGGCGCAGTTCATGCTCGACGTCCACACCCGCGAACATGGCTACGAAGAGGTGGCGCCGCCGTTTCTCGTGCTGCCACGCACCCTGTTCGGAACGGGGCAGTTGCCGAAATTTGCCGAAGACCTCTTTCAGGTGCCACGCTCCGACGCCGAATCGCTTTACCTCATCCCCACCGCGGAAGTGCCGGTGACCAATATCGTTCGCGACCGCATCCTCGACGAAGCCGATCTTCCCCTCAAATTCGTTGCCTGGACGCCCTGTTTTCGCGCCGAGGCGGGTTCGCATGGCCGTGATGTACGCGGGCTGATCCGGCAGCACCAATTCGAAAAGGTCGAATTGGTTCGGATCGAACACCCAGACTGTTCGTACGACGCGTTGGAGGCGCTCACCGCGCATGCCGAAGCGATTTTGATTAAATTGGGCTTACCCTATCGTAAAGTGAAATTATGCGCTGGGGACTTGGGCTTCAGTGCCGCGATGACGTATGATTTGGAGGTCTGGTTGCCCGCTCAAAACACCTACCGGGAAATCTCCTCCTGCTCGAATACGGAAGCATTCCAGGCGCGGCGGATGCAGGCCCGCTTTCGGCCCGCAGGGGGCGGGAAACCGCAACCGGTGCATACGCTCAACGGTTCGGGGCTGGCGGTAGGGCGCACGTTGGTCGCGGTGCTGGAAAACTACCAGCAAGCCGACGGCAGTGTGGTGGTTCCCGAGGCGTTGCGCCCGTGGATGGGTGGGCAAGAGGTATTGGAGCCTCGCGCGCGCCGGTGA